One stretch of Euphorbia lathyris chromosome 7, ddEupLath1.1, whole genome shotgun sequence DNA includes these proteins:
- the LOC136234707 gene encoding endoglucanase 9-like has translation MPNSSASSPSTGIDHNPPNYVHSISEAGRLLPSSSQWNSIELDFRLVPKSNSNYDSLPSNFSKSYDYQVVITDKQYFKRFLYISLAIIFLVLAAVLLVHFLAHKNNHHGNSKDLTLALRQALIFFDAQRSGNYPSNSGVNFRGDSGLEDGDSVPGGLVGGFYDSGNNIKFSFPTAYTITLLSWTVIEYHHKYADIGELDHVKDIIKWGTDYLLQLFVQPNSDSAPIVLYSQVGSPDNGTEGENNDISCWQRPEDMRYARPVSSCDATASDLAGEITAALSAASIVFQEDNNYSTKLIEAAQMLFEVSTNNQTVKQGTYTSVETCGGQATRFYNSSSYKDELVWGGTWLYFATGNHNYLRYATDHFSEAVEEEEISDKTLFYWNNKLTANAVLLTRLLYFRDVGFPFEDALHLSSNATRLLICSYLSQETFKKTPGGLILLNPDDDDVGPLQFAATASFLTKLYSDYNKLVPTSGLSCSAGDFSLEMLHNFAKFQVNYILGDNPMKMSYMVGFGNQYPSHVHHRAASIRWDGEPYACEEGDRWLYSKQKNPNIVYGAMVGGPDGSDNFIDDRNLPLFTEPSIASNAGLVAALIALHDPPSISPDSNTINLGIDLDAVFTKIRNPSSPP, from the exons ATGCCAAATTCGAGCGCTTCTTCTCCTTCTACTGGTATAGATCATAATCCTCCAAATTATGTTCACTCAATTTCTGAGGCAGGAAGACTTCTCCCTTCATCAAGCCAATGGAATTCAATAGAACTCGACTTTCGTTTAGTTCCAAAATCAAACTCCAATTATGATTCACTTCCATCTAACTTCTCCAAGTCCTACGATTACCAGGTTGTTATAACAGATAAACAGTATTTCAAGCGATTTCTATACATTTCACTCGCCATAATTTTCCTTGTCCTAGCAGCTGTCCTATTGGTTCATTTCTTGGCCCACAAAAATAACCACCATGGTAATTCAAAGGATCTCACACTTGCATTGCGCCAAGCTCTCATCTTCTTTGATGCCCAGAGAT CTGGGAATTATCCAAGCAATAGTGGTGTAAATTTCCGAGGAGATTCAGGATTGGAAGATGGGGATTCTGTGCCTGGGGGCCTTGTGGGTGGCTTTTATGATTCTGGCAATAATATCAAATTCAGTTTCCCAACAGCCTATACTATTACTCTCTTGAGTTGGACTGTCATTGAATATCATCACAAATATGCTGATATTGGTGAGCTTGATCATGTCAAGGACATCATCAAATGGGGCACAGATTACTTACTCCAGCTTTTCGTTCAACCAAATTCAGATTCGGCTCCTATTGTTCTATACTCTCAG GTTGGAAGTCCTGATAATGGGACAGAAGGGGAGAATAATGATATAAGTTGCTGGCAAAGACCTGAAGATATGAGGTATGCAAGGCCCGTTTCATCTTGTGATGCAACAGCTTCTGATCTAGCAGGAGAGATCACAGCAGCATTATCAGCAGCTTCAATAGTATTCCAAGAAGACAATAATTACTCAACAAAACTAATAGAAGCTGCACAAATGTTGTTTGAGGTTTCAACTAATAACCAAACAGTAAAACAAGGAACATACACCAGTGTTGAAACTTGTGGAGGACAAGCAACAAGGTTTTATAACTCATCTAGCTATAAAGATGAACTTGTCTGGGGAGGAACTTGGCTTTACTTTGCTACTGGTAATCATAATTATCTCAGATATGCTACTGATCATTTTAGTGAAGCAGTGGAAGAGGAGGAAATATCAGATAAAACACTTTTCTATTGGAACAACAAGCTTACTGCTAACGCG GTTTTGCTAACTAGGCTTCTCTATTTCCGGGATGTTGGCTTTCCATTCGAGGATGCTTTACATCTTTCGTCGAATGCTACAAGGTTGCTTATCTGTTCTTATCTCTCTCAGGAAACCTTCAAGAAAACACCAG GTGGATTGATCCTCTTAaatcctgatgatgatgatgttgGACCATTACAGTTTGCTGCAACAGCATCTTTTCTGACTAAATTATACAGTGACTACAACAAACTTGTACCTACTTCAGGTTTAAGTTGCAGTGCTGGTGATTTTTCATTGGAAATGTTGCACAATTTCGCTAAATTTCAG GTAAATTACATTCTAGGAGATAATCCAATGAAGATGAGCTACATGGTTGGATTTGGAAACCAATATCCAAGCCATGTTCATCATAGGGCTGCATCGATCCGTTGGGATGGTGAACCCTATGCTTGTGAAGAGGGAGATAGATGGTTATACTCCAAGCAGAAAAATCCTAACATTGTTTATGGAGCTATGGTTGGAGGACCGGATGGATCCGACAATTTCATAGATGATAGGAACTTACCATTGTTCACTGAGCCAAGCATAGCAAGCAATGCAGGTCTAGTTGCAGCACTTATTGCACTCCACGACCCACCCTCCATTTCTCCTGATTCAAATACCATTAATTTAGGCATAGACCTAGATGCCGTCTTCACTAAAATCCGAAACCCTTCTTCACCTCCTTGA